From one Felis catus isolate Fca126 chromosome E2, F.catus_Fca126_mat1.0, whole genome shotgun sequence genomic stretch:
- the ZNF784 gene encoding zinc finger protein 784: MAAARPEPPSPSSAAPEPRSPETPDLVLVPDDGRPATPPSDLIEIQVVKVTDTTLVPEPPEPGSLHCALCPAAFRLVSELLFHEHGHLAGAEGGGQGGDPSRCHVCGHSCPGPASLRAHYSLHTGERPYRCALCPRAFKALAPLLRHQHRHGVEPGTSQRPPEAAAAREQRPGVPQERSEVVMAAAAAGAAVGKPFACRFCAKPFRRSSDMRDHERVHTGERPYHCGICGKGFTQSSVLSGHARIHTGERPFRCALCDRTFNNSSNFRKHQRTHFHGPGPGVGDSGSQLASGAEEPGSGCGAGDSLEEGQGETAKVKVEVAQ; this comes from the exons ATGGCTGCCGCGCGCCCGGAGCCCCCGAGTCCGAGCTCAGCGGCCCCGGAGCCGCGATCCCCGGAGACGCCGGACCTG GTCCTGGTGCCAGATGATGGCCGGCCTGCCACACCCCCGAGTGACCTCATCGAGATCCAGGTGGTGAAGGTGACGGACACCACGCTGGTACCTGAGCCCCCGGAGCCAGGTTCCCTCCACTGTGCCTTGTGCCCAGCTGCCTTCCGGCTGGTGTCTGAGCTGCTGTTCCACGAACATGGCCACCTGGCGGGGGCTGAGGGCGGCGGGCAGGGTGGGGACCCCAGCCGGTGTCATGTGTGTGGCCACAGCTGTCCGGGCCCCGCCAGCCTCCGCGCGCACTACAGCCTGCACACGGGGGAGCGGCCCTACCGCTGCGCCCTCTGCCCCCGGGCCTTCAAGGCCCTGGCGCCTCTGCTGCGGCACCAGCACCGACACGGGGTGGAGCCGGGGACCTCTCAGAGGCccccggaggcggcggcggctcgGGAACAGAGGCCCGGGGTGCCCCAGGAGAGGTCGGAGGTGGTgatggcggcggcggcagcaggcGCGGCGGTGGGGAAGCCTTTCGCCTGCAGGTTCTGCGCCAAGCCGTTCCGCCGCTCGTCAGACATGCGCGACCACGAGCGGGTGCACACGGGCGAGCGGCCCTACCACTGCGGCATCTGCGGCAAGGGCTTCACCCAGTCCTCGGTGCTCAGCGGCCACGCGCGCATCCACACCGGGGAGCGCCCCTTCCGCTGCGCCCTGTGCGATCGCACTTTCAACAACTCCTCTAACTTCCGCAAACACCAGCGCACCCACTTCCACGGGccagggccaggggtgggggactCTGGCAGCCAGCTGGCCTCCGGGGCCGAGGAGCCAGGGAGTGGCTGTGGGGCAGGAGACAGTCTGGAAGAAGGCCAAGGGGAGACGGCAAAGGTGAAGGTGGAGGTTGCCCAGTAG
- the ZNF865 gene encoding zinc finger protein 865 isoform X1, with protein sequence MKHFCCTSLLSPSQGLPSPTPPEMEANAAGGAAGGGGGSGIGGEDGVHFQSYPFDFLEFLNHQRFEPMELYGEHAKAVAALPCAPGPPPQPPPQPPPPQYDYPPQATFKPKAEAPSSSSSSSSSSSSSSSSSSSSSQAKKPDPPLPPAFGPPPPPLFDAAFPAPQWGIVDLSGHQHLFGNLKRGGPATGPGVTPGLASPTGTPGPLPAPSQTPPGPAAGAAACDPAKDDKGYFRRLKYLMERRFPCGVCQKSFKQSSHLVQHMLVHSGERPYECGVCGRTYNHVSSLIRHRRCHKDVPPAPGGPPQPGAPLPPLGLPAPTAGAPPAAPTPVPSGPPAPPPAAAAAAAAAAAGAGAAVASSVAEAAGAPAGVGVPPPAAGGGEGPFACPLCWKVFKKPSHLHQHQIIHTGEKPFSCSVCSKSFNRRESLKRHVKTHSADLLRLPCGVCGKAFRDAAYLLKHQAAHAGAGAAGPRPVYPCDLCGKSYSAPQSLLRHKAAHAPPATAPDAPKDAAAAVAQPPPAFPAGPYLLPPDPPATDSEKAAAAAAAVVYGAVPVPLLGAHPLLLGGAGTSAAGGAGASVPGKTFCCGICGRGFGRRETLKRHERIHTGEKPHQCPVCGKRFRESFHLSKHHVVHTRERPYKCELCGKVFGYPQSLTRHRQVHRLQLPCALAGAAGLPATQGAPGACGPGASAASAGAADALSYACSDCGEHFPDLFHVMSHKEAHMAEKPYGCDACGKTFGFIENLMWHKLVHQAAPERLLPPTPGGPQPPDGSSSADAANVLDNGLAGEVGAAVAALAGVSGGDDASGTAVAGGGGGASSGPERFSCATCGQSFKHFLGLVTHKYVHLVRRTLGCGLCGQSFAGAYDLLLHRRSHRQKRGFRCPVCGKRFWEAALLMRHQRCHTEQRPYRCGVCGRGFLRSWYLRQHRVVHTGERAFKCGVCAKRFAQSSSLAEHRRLHAVARPQRCGACGKTFRYRSNLLEHQRLHLGERAYRCEHCGKGFFYLSSVLRHQRAHEPPRPELRCPACLKAFKDPGYFRKHLAAHQGGRPFRCSSCGEGFANTYGLKKHRLAHKAEGLGGPGAGAGALAGKDA encoded by the exons ATGAAACACTTCTGCTgtacctccctcctctccccaagcCAG GGTCTGCCGTCGCCCACCCCGCCCGAGATGGAGGCAAACGCAGCGGGCGGTGCCgccgggggcggtgggggcagcGGCATAGGGGGCGAGGACGGGGTTCACTTCCAGAGCTACCCCTTCGACTTTCTGGAGTTCCTCAACCACCAGCGCTTCGAGCCCATGGAACTGTACGGGGAGCACGCCAAGGCGGTGGCCGCCCTGCCCTGCGCCCCTGGGCCAccgccccagcccccgccccagccccctccgCCCCAGTACGACTACCCGCCCCAGGCGACCTTCAAACCCAAGGCGGAGGCGccgtcctcgtcctcgtcctcctcgTCGTCGTCGTCCTCGTCGTCGTCCTCGTCGTCGTCCTCCTCGCAGGCCAAGAAGCCCGACCCGCCCCTGCCGCCCGCCTTCgggccccctccgccccccctaTTTGATGCTGCCTTCCCCGCCCCGCAGTGGGGCATCGTCGACCTGTCTGGACACCAGCACCTTTTTGGGAACCTGAAACGCGGAGGGCCCGCGACCGGGCCGGGGGTGACCCCGGGGCTGGCCTCTCCCACCGGGACCCCAGGgccgctccccgccccctcaCAGACCCCTCCGGGGCCCGCCGCAGGGGCGGCGGCCTGCGACCCGGCCAAGGACGACAAGGGCTACTTCCGGAGGCTCAAGTACCTGATGGAGCGGCGCTTCCCCTGCGGTGTATGCCAGAAGTCCTTCAAGCAGTCCTCGCACCTGGTGCAGCACATGCTGGTGCACTCAGGCGAGCGGCCCTACGAGTGCGGCGTCTGCGGCCGCACCTACAACCACGTGTCCAGCCTCATCCGCCACCGCCGCTGCCACAAGGACGTGCCGCCCGCTCCAGGGGGCCCGCCGCAGCCCGGGGCGCCCCTCCCGCCGCTGGGCCTGCCGGCGCCCACGGCCGGCGCACCCcctgccgcccccacccctgtgccctctggccctcccgccccgcccccagccgccgcagccgccgccgccgccgccgccgccggagcCGGAGCCGCCGTGGCCTCCAGCGTGGCGGAGGCGGCCGGAGCCCCCGCCGGGGTGGGCGTGCCCCCTCCCGCGGCGGGGGGCGGCGAGGGCCCGTTTGCCTGCCCGCTGTGCTGGAAGGTCTTCAAGAAGCCCAGCCACCTCCACCAGCACCAGATTATCCACACCGGCGAGAAGCCCTTCTCCTGCTCCGTGTGCAGCAAGAGCTTCAACCGCAGGGAGAGCCTCAAGCGGCACGTGAAGACGCACTCTGCCGACCTCTTGCGCCTGCCCTGCGGCGTCTGCGGGAAGGCCTTCCGCGACGCCGCCTACCTGCTCAAGCACCAGGCGGCCcacgcgggcgcgggcgcggcggGACCCCGGCCCGTGTACCCCTGCGACCTGTGTGGCAAGTCGTACTCGGCGCCCCAGAGCCTGCTCCGCCACAAGGCGGCGCACGCCCCGCCCGCCACCGCCCCGGACGCGCCCAAGGACGCGGCGGCCGCGGTCGCGCAGCCCCCTCCAGCCTTCCCTGCAGGTCCCTACCTCCTGCCCCCGGACCCTCCGGCCACGGACAGCGAGAAGGCCGCTGCGGCCGCAGCGGCCGTGGTGTATGGCGCCGTGCCCGTCCCGCTCTTGGGGGCGCACCCGCTGCTGCTCGGCGGGGCTGGCACCAgcgcggcgggcggcgcgggcgccAGCGTCCCCGGAAAGACTTTCTGCTGCGGCATCTGCGGGCGGGGCTTCGGGCGACGCGAGACTCTGAAGCGCCACGAGCGTATCCACACCGGCGAGAAGCCCCACCAGTGTCCCGTGTGCGGGAAGCGCTTCCGGGAGTCCTTCCACCTGAGCAAGCACCACGTGGTGCACACCCGCGAGCGGCCCTACAAGTGCGAGCTGTGCGGCAAGGTCTTCGGCTACCCGCAGAGCCTCACCCGCCACCGCCAGGTGCACCGCCTCCAACTGCCCTGCGCCCTGGCCGGGGCTGCGGGCCTCCCGGCCACGCAGGGTGCGCCCGGGGCCTGTGGGCCGGGCGCCTCGGCCGCCTCTGCCGGGGCCGCCGATGCCCTGAGCTATGCCTGCTCGGACTGCGGCGAACACTTCCCGGATCTCTTCCACGTGATGAGCCACAAGGAGGCCCACATGGCGGAGAAGCCATACGGCTGCGATGCCTGCGGCAAGACCTTCGGTTTCATCGAGAATCTCATGTGGCACAAGCTGGTCCACCAGGCTGCCCCTGAGCGCCTGCTCCCGCCCACACCTGGGGGTCCCCAACCCCCGGATGGCTCCAGCAGCGCCGACGCGGCCAACGTGCTGGACAACGGGCTGGCGGGAGAGGTGGGGGCGGCCGTGGCTGCCCTGGCGGGGGTGTCCGGGGGTGACGACGCCAGCGGGACGGCggtggcggggggcggcgggggtgcCAGCTCGGGCCCTGAGCGCTTCAGCTGCGCCACGTGTGGCCAGAGCTTCAAACACTTCCTGGGCCTGGTGACTCACAAGTACGTGCACCTGGTGCGGCGGACCCTAGGCTGTGGCCTCTGCGGCCAGAGCTTCGCCGGTGCCTACGACCTGCTCCTGCACCGCCGCAGCCACCGGCAGAAGCGGGGCTTCCGCTGCCCGGTGTGCGGCAAGCGCTTCTGGGAGGCGGCCCTGCTGATGCGCCACCAGCGCTGCCACACGGAGCAGCGGCCCTACCGGTGCGGCGTGTGTGGCCGAGGCTTCCTGCGCTCCTGGTACCTGCGGCAGCACCGCGTGGTGCACACCGGCGAGCGCGCCTTCAAGTGCGGTGTGTGCGCCAAGCGCTTCGCGCAGTCGTCCAGCCTGGCGGAGCACCGGCGGCTGCACGCCGTGGCCCGGCCCCAGCGCTGTGGCGCCTGCGGCAAGACCTTCCGCTACCGCTCCAACCTGCTGGAGCACCAGCGGCTGCACCTGGGGGAGCGCGCCTACCGTTGCGAGCACTGCGGGAAGGGCTTCTTCTACCTGAGCTCGGTGCTGCGCCACCAGCGCGCCCACGAGCCGCCGCGGCCCGAGCTCCGCTGCCCTGCCTGCCTCAAGGCCTTCAAGGACCCCGGCTACTTCCGTAAGCACCTGGCGGCGCACCAGGGCGGACGGCCCTTCCGCTGCTCCTCCTGTGGGGAGGGCTTCGCCAACACCTATGGCCTCAAGAAACACCGCCTGGCGCACAAAGCCGAGGGCCTCGGCGGacctggggcaggggcgggcgCCTTGGCCGGAAAGGATGCCTGA
- the ZNF865 gene encoding zinc finger protein 865 isoform X2, translating to MEANAAGGAAGGGGGSGIGGEDGVHFQSYPFDFLEFLNHQRFEPMELYGEHAKAVAALPCAPGPPPQPPPQPPPPQYDYPPQATFKPKAEAPSSSSSSSSSSSSSSSSSSSSSQAKKPDPPLPPAFGPPPPPLFDAAFPAPQWGIVDLSGHQHLFGNLKRGGPATGPGVTPGLASPTGTPGPLPAPSQTPPGPAAGAAACDPAKDDKGYFRRLKYLMERRFPCGVCQKSFKQSSHLVQHMLVHSGERPYECGVCGRTYNHVSSLIRHRRCHKDVPPAPGGPPQPGAPLPPLGLPAPTAGAPPAAPTPVPSGPPAPPPAAAAAAAAAAAGAGAAVASSVAEAAGAPAGVGVPPPAAGGGEGPFACPLCWKVFKKPSHLHQHQIIHTGEKPFSCSVCSKSFNRRESLKRHVKTHSADLLRLPCGVCGKAFRDAAYLLKHQAAHAGAGAAGPRPVYPCDLCGKSYSAPQSLLRHKAAHAPPATAPDAPKDAAAAVAQPPPAFPAGPYLLPPDPPATDSEKAAAAAAAVVYGAVPVPLLGAHPLLLGGAGTSAAGGAGASVPGKTFCCGICGRGFGRRETLKRHERIHTGEKPHQCPVCGKRFRESFHLSKHHVVHTRERPYKCELCGKVFGYPQSLTRHRQVHRLQLPCALAGAAGLPATQGAPGACGPGASAASAGAADALSYACSDCGEHFPDLFHVMSHKEAHMAEKPYGCDACGKTFGFIENLMWHKLVHQAAPERLLPPTPGGPQPPDGSSSADAANVLDNGLAGEVGAAVAALAGVSGGDDASGTAVAGGGGGASSGPERFSCATCGQSFKHFLGLVTHKYVHLVRRTLGCGLCGQSFAGAYDLLLHRRSHRQKRGFRCPVCGKRFWEAALLMRHQRCHTEQRPYRCGVCGRGFLRSWYLRQHRVVHTGERAFKCGVCAKRFAQSSSLAEHRRLHAVARPQRCGACGKTFRYRSNLLEHQRLHLGERAYRCEHCGKGFFYLSSVLRHQRAHEPPRPELRCPACLKAFKDPGYFRKHLAAHQGGRPFRCSSCGEGFANTYGLKKHRLAHKAEGLGGPGAGAGALAGKDA from the coding sequence ATGGAGGCAAACGCAGCGGGCGGTGCCgccgggggcggtgggggcagcGGCATAGGGGGCGAGGACGGGGTTCACTTCCAGAGCTACCCCTTCGACTTTCTGGAGTTCCTCAACCACCAGCGCTTCGAGCCCATGGAACTGTACGGGGAGCACGCCAAGGCGGTGGCCGCCCTGCCCTGCGCCCCTGGGCCAccgccccagcccccgccccagccccctccgCCCCAGTACGACTACCCGCCCCAGGCGACCTTCAAACCCAAGGCGGAGGCGccgtcctcgtcctcgtcctcctcgTCGTCGTCGTCCTCGTCGTCGTCCTCGTCGTCGTCCTCCTCGCAGGCCAAGAAGCCCGACCCGCCCCTGCCGCCCGCCTTCgggccccctccgccccccctaTTTGATGCTGCCTTCCCCGCCCCGCAGTGGGGCATCGTCGACCTGTCTGGACACCAGCACCTTTTTGGGAACCTGAAACGCGGAGGGCCCGCGACCGGGCCGGGGGTGACCCCGGGGCTGGCCTCTCCCACCGGGACCCCAGGgccgctccccgccccctcaCAGACCCCTCCGGGGCCCGCCGCAGGGGCGGCGGCCTGCGACCCGGCCAAGGACGACAAGGGCTACTTCCGGAGGCTCAAGTACCTGATGGAGCGGCGCTTCCCCTGCGGTGTATGCCAGAAGTCCTTCAAGCAGTCCTCGCACCTGGTGCAGCACATGCTGGTGCACTCAGGCGAGCGGCCCTACGAGTGCGGCGTCTGCGGCCGCACCTACAACCACGTGTCCAGCCTCATCCGCCACCGCCGCTGCCACAAGGACGTGCCGCCCGCTCCAGGGGGCCCGCCGCAGCCCGGGGCGCCCCTCCCGCCGCTGGGCCTGCCGGCGCCCACGGCCGGCGCACCCcctgccgcccccacccctgtgccctctggccctcccgccccgcccccagccgccgcagccgccgccgccgccgccgccgccggagcCGGAGCCGCCGTGGCCTCCAGCGTGGCGGAGGCGGCCGGAGCCCCCGCCGGGGTGGGCGTGCCCCCTCCCGCGGCGGGGGGCGGCGAGGGCCCGTTTGCCTGCCCGCTGTGCTGGAAGGTCTTCAAGAAGCCCAGCCACCTCCACCAGCACCAGATTATCCACACCGGCGAGAAGCCCTTCTCCTGCTCCGTGTGCAGCAAGAGCTTCAACCGCAGGGAGAGCCTCAAGCGGCACGTGAAGACGCACTCTGCCGACCTCTTGCGCCTGCCCTGCGGCGTCTGCGGGAAGGCCTTCCGCGACGCCGCCTACCTGCTCAAGCACCAGGCGGCCcacgcgggcgcgggcgcggcggGACCCCGGCCCGTGTACCCCTGCGACCTGTGTGGCAAGTCGTACTCGGCGCCCCAGAGCCTGCTCCGCCACAAGGCGGCGCACGCCCCGCCCGCCACCGCCCCGGACGCGCCCAAGGACGCGGCGGCCGCGGTCGCGCAGCCCCCTCCAGCCTTCCCTGCAGGTCCCTACCTCCTGCCCCCGGACCCTCCGGCCACGGACAGCGAGAAGGCCGCTGCGGCCGCAGCGGCCGTGGTGTATGGCGCCGTGCCCGTCCCGCTCTTGGGGGCGCACCCGCTGCTGCTCGGCGGGGCTGGCACCAgcgcggcgggcggcgcgggcgccAGCGTCCCCGGAAAGACTTTCTGCTGCGGCATCTGCGGGCGGGGCTTCGGGCGACGCGAGACTCTGAAGCGCCACGAGCGTATCCACACCGGCGAGAAGCCCCACCAGTGTCCCGTGTGCGGGAAGCGCTTCCGGGAGTCCTTCCACCTGAGCAAGCACCACGTGGTGCACACCCGCGAGCGGCCCTACAAGTGCGAGCTGTGCGGCAAGGTCTTCGGCTACCCGCAGAGCCTCACCCGCCACCGCCAGGTGCACCGCCTCCAACTGCCCTGCGCCCTGGCCGGGGCTGCGGGCCTCCCGGCCACGCAGGGTGCGCCCGGGGCCTGTGGGCCGGGCGCCTCGGCCGCCTCTGCCGGGGCCGCCGATGCCCTGAGCTATGCCTGCTCGGACTGCGGCGAACACTTCCCGGATCTCTTCCACGTGATGAGCCACAAGGAGGCCCACATGGCGGAGAAGCCATACGGCTGCGATGCCTGCGGCAAGACCTTCGGTTTCATCGAGAATCTCATGTGGCACAAGCTGGTCCACCAGGCTGCCCCTGAGCGCCTGCTCCCGCCCACACCTGGGGGTCCCCAACCCCCGGATGGCTCCAGCAGCGCCGACGCGGCCAACGTGCTGGACAACGGGCTGGCGGGAGAGGTGGGGGCGGCCGTGGCTGCCCTGGCGGGGGTGTCCGGGGGTGACGACGCCAGCGGGACGGCggtggcggggggcggcgggggtgcCAGCTCGGGCCCTGAGCGCTTCAGCTGCGCCACGTGTGGCCAGAGCTTCAAACACTTCCTGGGCCTGGTGACTCACAAGTACGTGCACCTGGTGCGGCGGACCCTAGGCTGTGGCCTCTGCGGCCAGAGCTTCGCCGGTGCCTACGACCTGCTCCTGCACCGCCGCAGCCACCGGCAGAAGCGGGGCTTCCGCTGCCCGGTGTGCGGCAAGCGCTTCTGGGAGGCGGCCCTGCTGATGCGCCACCAGCGCTGCCACACGGAGCAGCGGCCCTACCGGTGCGGCGTGTGTGGCCGAGGCTTCCTGCGCTCCTGGTACCTGCGGCAGCACCGCGTGGTGCACACCGGCGAGCGCGCCTTCAAGTGCGGTGTGTGCGCCAAGCGCTTCGCGCAGTCGTCCAGCCTGGCGGAGCACCGGCGGCTGCACGCCGTGGCCCGGCCCCAGCGCTGTGGCGCCTGCGGCAAGACCTTCCGCTACCGCTCCAACCTGCTGGAGCACCAGCGGCTGCACCTGGGGGAGCGCGCCTACCGTTGCGAGCACTGCGGGAAGGGCTTCTTCTACCTGAGCTCGGTGCTGCGCCACCAGCGCGCCCACGAGCCGCCGCGGCCCGAGCTCCGCTGCCCTGCCTGCCTCAAGGCCTTCAAGGACCCCGGCTACTTCCGTAAGCACCTGGCGGCGCACCAGGGCGGACGGCCCTTCCGCTGCTCCTCCTGTGGGGAGGGCTTCGCCAACACCTATGGCCTCAAGAAACACCGCCTGGCGCACAAAGCCGAGGGCCTCGGCGGacctggggcaggggcgggcgCCTTGGCCGGAAAGGATGCCTGA
- the ZNF524 gene encoding zinc finger protein 524 translates to MDTPSPDPLPSPLPGEEEKPLALPPPVPRGRRGRRPGGATSSNRTLKAALPRKRGRPPKSGQEPPLAQGVTAPVGSGGGSDLLLIDDQGVPYTVSEGSAAGLPEGSGPKKAPHFCPVCLRAFPYLSDLERHSISHSELKPHECKDCGKTFKRSSHLRRHCNIHAGLRPFRCPLCPRRFREAGELAHHHRVHSGERPYQCPVCRLRFTEANTLRRHAKRKHPEAMGAPLCSPDPGPEPPWDDEGIPATAGAEEGVEEPEGKELA, encoded by the coding sequence ATGGACACCCCCAGCCCAGACCCGTTGCCTTCGCCTTTGCCCGGGGAGGAAGAGAAACCTCTGGCCTTACCTCCTCCTGTTCCCCGGGGCCGCCGAGGCCGGCGCCCTGGGGGGGCCACCTCCTCGAATCGGACGCTCAAGGCCGCCCTCCCTCGCAAGCGGGGCCGCCCCCCCAAGTCAGGGCAGGAGCCCCCGCTGGCACAGGGGGTGACAGCCCCTGTGGGCAGCGGCGGTGGCAGCGACCTCCTGTTGATCGATGATCAGGGTGTGCCCTATACAGTCTCTGAGGGGTCAGCGGCTGGTTTGCCTGAGGGCTCCGGCCCCAAGAAGGCCCCGCACTTCTGCCCGGTGTGCCTGCGGGCCTTCCCCTACCTCTCCGACCTGGAACGCCACAGCATCTCGCACTCAGAGCTGAAGCCGCACGAGTGCAAGGATTGCGGCAAGACCTTCAAGCGGTCCAGCCACCTACGGCGGCACTGCAACATCCATGCTGGCCTGCGGCCCTTCCGCTGCCCACTCTGCCCTCGTCGCTTCCGCGAGGCGGGTGAGCTGGCCCACCACCACCGTGTCCACTCCGGGGAGCGCCCCTACCAGTGCCCTGTCTGCCGGCTGCGCTTCACGGAGGCCAACACGCTCCGGCGCCATGCCAAACGCAAGCACCCCGAGGCCATGGGGGCACCCCTGTGTTCCCCGGACCCAGGGCCCGAACCACCGTGGGACGACGAGGGCATTCCGGCTACGGCAGGGGCTGAAGAGGGGGTGGAGGAGCCGGAGGGCAAAGAGCTGGCTTGA